Proteins encoded within one genomic window of Streptomyces sp. NBC_01314:
- a CDS encoding helix-turn-helix domain-containing protein, with product MHVDGDAGRLKEKTEEPGWEVDPNDDWGVAVVETVGRQLKLRREAMGMRAADFAAAVGYGEDLVYKIEGGKRIPRQEFLDKADEALGAGGLISATWEDVKRVRYPKKVRALGQMEAKAVEIGGYECNIIAGLLQTPEHARAAIEAAQPPYSQDDVDRMVAGRMARQSIFERDPGPAISFVLEEAPLRRPLGGTMVWRRQLERLLEVGRLRNVTLQMMPTHREVHSGLDGRIELLKFADGTAVGRCDGVFNGRPVTDPKQLRILELQYGTIRAQALPPGESLAFIEQLLGET from the coding sequence ATGCACGTGGACGGCGACGCGGGTCGGCTCAAGGAGAAGACGGAGGAGCCGGGTTGGGAGGTGGATCCCAACGACGACTGGGGTGTCGCGGTCGTCGAGACCGTGGGGCGGCAGCTGAAGCTGCGGCGCGAGGCCATGGGGATGCGGGCGGCCGACTTCGCGGCGGCGGTCGGGTACGGGGAGGACCTGGTCTACAAGATCGAGGGAGGGAAGCGGATTCCCCGCCAGGAGTTTCTGGACAAGGCCGACGAGGCGTTGGGGGCGGGTGGGCTAATTTCCGCGACCTGGGAGGACGTGAAGAGGGTCCGGTACCCGAAGAAGGTGCGGGCGCTGGGGCAGATGGAGGCGAAGGCGGTCGAGATCGGGGGGTACGAGTGCAACATCATCGCTGGGCTGTTGCAGACGCCTGAGCATGCCAGGGCGGCCATCGAGGCGGCCCAGCCTCCCTACTCCCAGGACGATGTGGACCGAATGGTGGCCGGTCGCATGGCCCGGCAGTCCATCTTTGAGCGTGACCCTGGGCCCGCGATCAGTTTCGTGCTGGAAGAGGCGCCGCTAAGGAGGCCTCTCGGGGGCACAATGGTGTGGCGGCGGCAGCTCGAACGCCTATTGGAGGTGGGTCGGTTGAGGAATGTCACGCTTCAGATGATGCCGACGCACCGCGAGGTCCACTCCGGCCTGGATGGACGTATCGAGCTGTTGAAGTTCGCGGACGGCACAGCGGTGGGACGTTGCGACGGCGTGTTCAACGGCCGCCCCGTCACTGACCCCAAGCAGCTGCGCATCCTTGAGCTGCAGTATGGAACCATCCGAGCGCAGGCCCTCCCGCCTGGGGAGTCGCTGGCCTTCATCGAGCAACTGCTGGGAGAGACATGA